From a region of the Oryza sativa Japonica Group chromosome 6, ASM3414082v1 genome:
- the LOC4339927 gene encoding cyclin-dependent kinase F-4-like, whose product MERYKIIKEVGDGTFGSVWRAINKESGEVVAIKKMKKKYYSWEECINLREVKSLRRMNHPNIVKLKEVIRENDMLFFVFEYMECNLYQLMKSRGKPFSETEVRNWCFQIFQALSHMHQRGYFHRDLKPENLLVTKELIKIADFGLAREISSEPPYTEYVSTRWYRAPEVLLQASVYNSAVDMWAMGAIIAELFSLRPLFPGSNEADEIYKICSILGTPNQRTWAEGLQLAASIRFQFPQSGSIHLSEVVPSASEDAISLISWLCSWDPQRRPTAVEVLQHPFFQPCFYIPPSLRFRSTNGYAATPPSVGAKGAVDQKNARRYSVGPLSNGRPAVNYSYLSANTPARAAGVQRKLELDHQVNMNSCQAPEGNHKLTKAEAMNQPWSRPPPAAAAVRSNGNYFTKDQGPRAPDIAEKLSQLTVGSNRVPSLASDKFVDMKARTHGNTMKRPLPPVGTRTWHAPADPFRRPYEMPGDRAFLPRKLVS is encoded by the exons ATGGAGAG GTATAAGATTATTAAGGAAGTTGGTGACGGAACATTTGGGAGTGTTTGGCGCGCGATCAACAAAGAGAGTGGTGAAGTG GTTGCAATcaagaaaatgaagaaaaaatattattcatggGAGGAGTGCATCAATCTCCGTGAAGTGAAG TCTTTGCGAAGGATGAACCATCCGAACATTGTGAAACTCAAGGAAGTCATAAGGGAGAATGATATGTTATTCTTTGTTTTTGAATACATG GAATGCAATCTCTACCAGCTGATGAAGAGCAGGGGGAAGCCCTTTTCAGAGACTGAAGTCCGAAATTGGTGTTTTCAGATATTTCAAGCTTTGAGTCACATGCATCAGCGTGGATATTTTCACCGCGACCTTAAGCCTG AAAATTTGCTAGTTACAAAGGAGCTCATCAAGATAGCAGATTTTGGACTTGCTCGTGAGATTTCTTCTGAACCACCATACACAGAATATGTGTCAACTCGCTG GTACCGTGCCCCTGAAGTTCTGCTCCAAGCTTCTGTTTACAACTCAGCAGTTG ATATGTGGGCGATGGGTGCCATCATCGCGGAGCTTTTTTCACTGCGACCTCTTTTCCCTGGTTCAAA TGAAGCAGACGAGATTTACAAAATCTGTAGCATTCTTGGTACTCCGAATCAGCGTACCTGGGCTGAAGGACTGCAGCTTGCGGCATCTATTCGTTTTCAGTTTCCCCAG TCTGGAAGCATACATCTTTCGGAAGTGGTTCCCTCAGCAAGTGAAGATGCGATCAGCCTTATTTCG TGGCTCTGCTCATGGGACCCACAAAGAAGGCCAACAGCGGTGGAGGTTTTGCAGCATCCCTTCTTTCAG ccATGCTTCTACATCCCCCCTTCACTTCGATTCAGATCAACAAACGGATATGCAGCAACACCACCATCAG TTGGGGCTAAAGGAGCTGTGGATCAGAAGAATGCTAGGAGATATTCCGTGGGGCCCTTATCTAATGGGAGACCAGCCGTTAATTACTCATACTTGAGCGCTAACACCCCGGCAAGAGCAG CTGGTGTGCAAAGGAAGCTGGAGTTGGATCACCAGGTGAATATGAATTCTTGTCAGGCTCCAGAGGGTAACCATAAACTGACAAAGGCAGAGGCAATGAATCAGCCTTGGTCCagaccaccaccagcagcagcagcagtaaggAGCAATG GAAATTACTTCACTAAAGACCAGGGCCCTCGTGCGCCTGACATTGCGGAGAAGCTGTCTCAGCTGACAGTGGGCTCCAACAGGGTGCCAAGCTTGGCTTCGGACAAGTTTGTGGATATGAAGGCAAGAACCCATGGGAATACCATGAAGCGGCCTTTGCCTCCTGTGGGAACCAGGACATGGCACGCCCCGGCCGACCCCTTCCGGCGCCCATACGAGATGCCAGGCGACAGGGCTTTCCTTCCCAGGAAGCTCGTTAGCTGA
- the LOC4339928 gene encoding growth-regulating factor 5 isoform 2 (isoform 2 is encoded by transcript variant 2), which translates to MLSSSPSAAAPGIGGYQPQRGAAVFTAAQWAELEQQALIYKYLVAGVPVPGDLLLPIRPHSSAAATYSFANPAAAPFYHHHHHPSLSYYAYYGKKLDPEPWRCRRTDGKKWRCSKEAHPDSKYCERHMHRGRNRSRKPVESKTAAPAPQSQPQLSNVTTATHDTDAPLPSLTVGAKTHGLSLGGAGSSQFHVDAPSYGSKYSLGAKADVGELSFFSGASGNTRGFTIDSPTDSSWHSLPSSVPPYPMSKPRDSGLLPGAYSYSHLEPSQELGQVTIASLSQEQERRSFGGGAGGMLGNVKHENQPLRPFFDEWPGRRDSWSEMDEERSNQTSFSTTQLSISIPMPRCGSPIGD; encoded by the exons ATGCTGAGCTCGtcgccctcggcggcggcgccggggataGGAGGGTACCAGCCGCAGCGCGGGGCGGCGGTCTTCACGGCGGCGCAGTGGGCGGAGCTGGAGCAGCAGGCGCTCATTTACAAGTACCTCGTCGCCGGTGTCCCCGTCCCGGGCGATCTCCTCCTCCCAATCCGCCCccactcctccgccgccgccacctactCCTTCGccaaccccgccgccgcgcccttctaccaccaccaccaccacccctctC TGAGCTATTATGCCTACTATGGCAAGAAGCTTGACCCTGAGCCGTGGCGTTGCCGCCGCACCGACGGCAAGAAGTGGCGGTGCTCCAAGGAGGCGCACCCCGACTCCAAGTACTGCGAGCGCCACATGCACCGTGGCCGCAACCGTTCAAGAAAGCCTGTGGAATCCAAGACCGCTGCCCCTGCGCCCCAGTCGCAGCCCCAGCTGTCCAATGTCACGACCGCGACTCACGACACCGATGCGCCTCTCCCGTCACTCACTGTGGGTGCTAAAACCCACGGTCTGTCCCTTGGTGGTGCTGGCTCGTCGCAGTTCCATGTCGACGCACCATCGTACGGCAGCAA GTACTCTCTTGGAGCTAAAGCTGATGTGGGTGAACTGAGCTTCTTCTCAGGAGCATCAGGAAACACCAGGGGCTTCACCATTGATTCTCCAACAGATAGCTCATGGCATTCACTGCCTTCCAGTGTACCCCCATACCCGATGTCAAAGCCAAGGGACTCTGGCCTCCTACCAGGTGCCTACTCCTACTCCCACCTTGAACCTTCACAGGAACTTGGCCAGGTCACCATCGCCTCGCTGTCCCAAGAGCAGGAGCGCCGCTCTTTTGGTGGTGGAGCGGGGGGGATGCTAGGAAATGTGAAGCACGAGAACCAGCCGCTGAGGCCTTTCTTCGATGAGTGGCCTGGGAGGCGAGACTCGTGGTCGGAGATGGATGAGGAGAGGTCCAACCAGACCTCCTTCTCGACAACCCAGCTCTCGATCTCCATCCCGATGCCCAGATGTGGGTCCCCTATCG GTGATTGA
- the LOC4339928 gene encoding growth-regulating factor 5 isoform X2 has translation MLSSSPSAAAPGIGGYQPQRGAAVFTAAQWAELEQQALIYKYLVAGVPVPGDLLLPIRPHSSAAATYSFANPAAAPFYHHHHHPSLSYYAYYGKKLDPEPWRCRRTDGKKWRCSKEAHPDSKYCERHMHRGRNRSRKPVESKTAAPAPQSQPQLSNVTTATHDTDAPLPSLTVGAKTHGLSLGGAGSSQFHVDAPSYSLGAKADVGELSFFSGASGNTRGFTIDSPTDSSWHSLPSSVPPYPMSKPRDSGLLPGAYSYSHLEPSQELGQVTIASLSQEQERRSFGGGAGGMLGNVKHENQPLRPFFDEWPGRRDSWSEMDEERSNQTSFSTTQLSISIPMPRCGSPIGD, from the exons ATGCTGAGCTCGtcgccctcggcggcggcgccggggataGGAGGGTACCAGCCGCAGCGCGGGGCGGCGGTCTTCACGGCGGCGCAGTGGGCGGAGCTGGAGCAGCAGGCGCTCATTTACAAGTACCTCGTCGCCGGTGTCCCCGTCCCGGGCGATCTCCTCCTCCCAATCCGCCCccactcctccgccgccgccacctactCCTTCGccaaccccgccgccgcgcccttctaccaccaccaccaccacccctctC TGAGCTATTATGCCTACTATGGCAAGAAGCTTGACCCTGAGCCGTGGCGTTGCCGCCGCACCGACGGCAAGAAGTGGCGGTGCTCCAAGGAGGCGCACCCCGACTCCAAGTACTGCGAGCGCCACATGCACCGTGGCCGCAACCGTTCAAGAAAGCCTGTGGAATCCAAGACCGCTGCCCCTGCGCCCCAGTCGCAGCCCCAGCTGTCCAATGTCACGACCGCGACTCACGACACCGATGCGCCTCTCCCGTCACTCACTGTGGGTGCTAAAACCCACGGTCTGTCCCTTGGTGGTGCTGGCTCGTCGCAGTTCCATGTCGACGCACCATC GTACTCTCTTGGAGCTAAAGCTGATGTGGGTGAACTGAGCTTCTTCTCAGGAGCATCAGGAAACACCAGGGGCTTCACCATTGATTCTCCAACAGATAGCTCATGGCATTCACTGCCTTCCAGTGTACCCCCATACCCGATGTCAAAGCCAAGGGACTCTGGCCTCCTACCAGGTGCCTACTCCTACTCCCACCTTGAACCTTCACAGGAACTTGGCCAGGTCACCATCGCCTCGCTGTCCCAAGAGCAGGAGCGCCGCTCTTTTGGTGGTGGAGCGGGGGGGATGCTAGGAAATGTGAAGCACGAGAACCAGCCGCTGAGGCCTTTCTTCGATGAGTGGCCTGGGAGGCGAGACTCGTGGTCGGAGATGGATGAGGAGAGGTCCAACCAGACCTCCTTCTCGACAACCCAGCTCTCGATCTCCATCCCGATGCCCAGATGTGGGTCCCCTATCG GTGATTGA
- the LOC4339928 gene encoding growth-regulating factor 5 isoform X3 → MLSSSPSAAAPGIGGYQPQRGAAVFTAAQWAELEQQALIYKYLVAGVPVPGDLLLPIRPHSSAAATYSFANPAAAPFYHHHHHPSLSYYAYYGKKLDPEPWRCRRTDGKKWRCSKEAHPDSKYCERHMHRGRNRSRKPVESKTAAPAPQSQPQLSNVTTATHDTDAPLPSLTVGAKTHGLSLGGAGSSQFHVDAPSYSLGAKADVGELSFFSGASGNTRGFTIDSPTDSSWHSLPSSVPPYPMSKPRDSGLLPGAYSYSHLEPSQELGQVTIASLSQEQERRSFGGGAGGMLGNVKHENQPLRPFFDEWPGRRDSWSEMDEERSNQTSFSTTQLSISIPMPRCD, encoded by the exons ATGCTGAGCTCGtcgccctcggcggcggcgccggggataGGAGGGTACCAGCCGCAGCGCGGGGCGGCGGTCTTCACGGCGGCGCAGTGGGCGGAGCTGGAGCAGCAGGCGCTCATTTACAAGTACCTCGTCGCCGGTGTCCCCGTCCCGGGCGATCTCCTCCTCCCAATCCGCCCccactcctccgccgccgccacctactCCTTCGccaaccccgccgccgcgcccttctaccaccaccaccaccacccctctC TGAGCTATTATGCCTACTATGGCAAGAAGCTTGACCCTGAGCCGTGGCGTTGCCGCCGCACCGACGGCAAGAAGTGGCGGTGCTCCAAGGAGGCGCACCCCGACTCCAAGTACTGCGAGCGCCACATGCACCGTGGCCGCAACCGTTCAAGAAAGCCTGTGGAATCCAAGACCGCTGCCCCTGCGCCCCAGTCGCAGCCCCAGCTGTCCAATGTCACGACCGCGACTCACGACACCGATGCGCCTCTCCCGTCACTCACTGTGGGTGCTAAAACCCACGGTCTGTCCCTTGGTGGTGCTGGCTCGTCGCAGTTCCATGTCGACGCACCATC GTACTCTCTTGGAGCTAAAGCTGATGTGGGTGAACTGAGCTTCTTCTCAGGAGCATCAGGAAACACCAGGGGCTTCACCATTGATTCTCCAACAGATAGCTCATGGCATTCACTGCCTTCCAGTGTACCCCCATACCCGATGTCAAAGCCAAGGGACTCTGGCCTCCTACCAGGTGCCTACTCCTACTCCCACCTTGAACCTTCACAGGAACTTGGCCAGGTCACCATCGCCTCGCTGTCCCAAGAGCAGGAGCGCCGCTCTTTTGGTGGTGGAGCGGGGGGGATGCTAGGAAATGTGAAGCACGAGAACCAGCCGCTGAGGCCTTTCTTCGATGAGTGGCCTGGGAGGCGAGACTCGTGGTCGGAGATGGATGAGGAGAGGTCCAACCAGACCTCCTTCTCGACAACCCAGCTCTCGATCTCCATCCCGATGCCCAGAT GTGATTGA
- the LOC4339928 gene encoding growth-regulating factor 5 isoform 1 (isoform 1 is encoded by transcript variant 1), with protein sequence MLSSSPSAAAPGIGGYQPQRGAAVFTAAQWAELEQQALIYKYLVAGVPVPGDLLLPIRPHSSAAATYSFANPAAAPFYHHHHHPSLSYYAYYGKKLDPEPWRCRRTDGKKWRCSKEAHPDSKYCERHMHRGRNRSRKPVESKTAAPAPQSQPQLSNVTTATHDTDAPLPSLTVGAKTHGLSLGGAGSSQFHVDAPSYGSKYSLGAKADVGELSFFSGASGNTRGFTIDSPTDSSWHSLPSSVPPYPMSKPRDSGLLPGAYSYSHLEPSQELGQVTIASLSQEQERRSFGGGAGGMLGNVKHENQPLRPFFDEWPGRRDSWSEMDEERSNQTSFSTTQLSISIPMPRCD encoded by the exons ATGCTGAGCTCGtcgccctcggcggcggcgccggggataGGAGGGTACCAGCCGCAGCGCGGGGCGGCGGTCTTCACGGCGGCGCAGTGGGCGGAGCTGGAGCAGCAGGCGCTCATTTACAAGTACCTCGTCGCCGGTGTCCCCGTCCCGGGCGATCTCCTCCTCCCAATCCGCCCccactcctccgccgccgccacctactCCTTCGccaaccccgccgccgcgcccttctaccaccaccaccaccacccctctC TGAGCTATTATGCCTACTATGGCAAGAAGCTTGACCCTGAGCCGTGGCGTTGCCGCCGCACCGACGGCAAGAAGTGGCGGTGCTCCAAGGAGGCGCACCCCGACTCCAAGTACTGCGAGCGCCACATGCACCGTGGCCGCAACCGTTCAAGAAAGCCTGTGGAATCCAAGACCGCTGCCCCTGCGCCCCAGTCGCAGCCCCAGCTGTCCAATGTCACGACCGCGACTCACGACACCGATGCGCCTCTCCCGTCACTCACTGTGGGTGCTAAAACCCACGGTCTGTCCCTTGGTGGTGCTGGCTCGTCGCAGTTCCATGTCGACGCACCATCGTACGGCAGCAA GTACTCTCTTGGAGCTAAAGCTGATGTGGGTGAACTGAGCTTCTTCTCAGGAGCATCAGGAAACACCAGGGGCTTCACCATTGATTCTCCAACAGATAGCTCATGGCATTCACTGCCTTCCAGTGTACCCCCATACCCGATGTCAAAGCCAAGGGACTCTGGCCTCCTACCAGGTGCCTACTCCTACTCCCACCTTGAACCTTCACAGGAACTTGGCCAGGTCACCATCGCCTCGCTGTCCCAAGAGCAGGAGCGCCGCTCTTTTGGTGGTGGAGCGGGGGGGATGCTAGGAAATGTGAAGCACGAGAACCAGCCGCTGAGGCCTTTCTTCGATGAGTGGCCTGGGAGGCGAGACTCGTGGTCGGAGATGGATGAGGAGAGGTCCAACCAGACCTCCTTCTCGACAACCCAGCTCTCGATCTCCATCCCGATGCCCAGAT GTGATTGA
- the LOC4339928 gene encoding growth-regulating factor 5 isoform X1, with product MLSSSPSAAAPGIGGYQPQRGAAVFTAAQWAELEQQALIYKYLVAGVPVPGDLLLPIRPHSSAAATYSFANPAAAPFYHHHHHPSLSYYAYYGKKLDPEPWRCRRTDGKKWRCSKEAHPDSKYCERHMHRGRNRSRKPVESKTAAPAPQSQPQLSNVTTATHDTDAPLPSLTVGAKTHGLSLGGAGSSQFHVDAPSYGSKYSLGAKADVGELSFFSGASGNTRGFTIDSPTDSSWHSLPSSVPPYPMSKPRDSGLLPGAYSYSHLEPSQELGQVTIASLSQEQERRSFGGGAGGMLGNVKHENQPLRPFFDEWPGRRDSWSEMDEERSNQTSFSTTQLSISIPMPRCGSPIGPRLP from the exons ATGCTGAGCTCGtcgccctcggcggcggcgccggggataGGAGGGTACCAGCCGCAGCGCGGGGCGGCGGTCTTCACGGCGGCGCAGTGGGCGGAGCTGGAGCAGCAGGCGCTCATTTACAAGTACCTCGTCGCCGGTGTCCCCGTCCCGGGCGATCTCCTCCTCCCAATCCGCCCccactcctccgccgccgccacctactCCTTCGccaaccccgccgccgcgcccttctaccaccaccaccaccacccctctC TGAGCTATTATGCCTACTATGGCAAGAAGCTTGACCCTGAGCCGTGGCGTTGCCGCCGCACCGACGGCAAGAAGTGGCGGTGCTCCAAGGAGGCGCACCCCGACTCCAAGTACTGCGAGCGCCACATGCACCGTGGCCGCAACCGTTCAAGAAAGCCTGTGGAATCCAAGACCGCTGCCCCTGCGCCCCAGTCGCAGCCCCAGCTGTCCAATGTCACGACCGCGACTCACGACACCGATGCGCCTCTCCCGTCACTCACTGTGGGTGCTAAAACCCACGGTCTGTCCCTTGGTGGTGCTGGCTCGTCGCAGTTCCATGTCGACGCACCATCGTACGGCAGCAA GTACTCTCTTGGAGCTAAAGCTGATGTGGGTGAACTGAGCTTCTTCTCAGGAGCATCAGGAAACACCAGGGGCTTCACCATTGATTCTCCAACAGATAGCTCATGGCATTCACTGCCTTCCAGTGTACCCCCATACCCGATGTCAAAGCCAAGGGACTCTGGCCTCCTACCAGGTGCCTACTCCTACTCCCACCTTGAACCTTCACAGGAACTTGGCCAGGTCACCATCGCCTCGCTGTCCCAAGAGCAGGAGCGCCGCTCTTTTGGTGGTGGAGCGGGGGGGATGCTAGGAAATGTGAAGCACGAGAACCAGCCGCTGAGGCCTTTCTTCGATGAGTGGCCTGGGAGGCGAGACTCGTGGTCGGAGATGGATGAGGAGAGGTCCAACCAGACCTCCTTCTCGACAACCCAGCTCTCGATCTCCATCCCGATGCCCAGATGTGGGTCCCCTATCGGTCCGCGTCTACCTTGA